The following proteins are co-located in the Syngnathus scovelli strain Florida chromosome 5, RoL_Ssco_1.2, whole genome shotgun sequence genome:
- the LOC125969302 gene encoding uncharacterized protein has protein sequence MNFSKLLCLVLVYSQQLGQVLANETPECNGNIAGTAVPCNGKKGGALQLKVTGGLSNTETVAKWQKGTGDIAAGNKYTMAGKDLTIKTLDVPDEGEYKATNVSPEEKFEVKVVDCLGSKTSTPAMCKGKKGDSIKLGLSDGTVSSISWKKGTEKITADTTKYPGGVTEATLTIKNLDDEDEAKFTGGTNGEGESFSVQVAPVCLSSDASCVGKLSRDLVLKVEGPVGAKVTWEKDDTPLTDQRYVKSGTNDKELMIPNLVAPDAGTYKAKYGENTVPFTVSIPGPGGSSTTKKPTTTSGSGSVLSYSPALLVTVTLVHLLLQLAA, from the exons ATGAACTTCTCCAAGCTGCTATGCTTGGTGCTCGTGTACAGCCAGCAACTTGGTCAAG tgctggcgAACGAGACACCAGAATGCAACGGCAATATTGCTGGCACAGCTGTGCCGTGCAACGGCAAGAAGGGCGGAGCGCTCCAATTGAAAGTCACAGGCGGTCTTTCTAACACTGAGACGGTTGCCAAGTGGCAGAAGGGAACGGGCGACATTGCCGCCGGCAACAAGTACACGATGGCGGGCAAAGACCTGACGATCAAAACCCTGGATGTACCGGACGAGGGAGAGTACAAAGCCACAAACGTATCACCAGAGGAAAAGTTCGAGGTCAAAG TGGTGGACTGCTTAGGTAGCAAAACCTCCACACCCGCGATGTGCAAGGGCAAGAAGGGTGACAGCATCAAATTGGGGCTCTCAGACGGAACTGTCAGCTCAATCTCCTGGAAGAAGGGGACGGAGAAGATTACGGCCGATACCACCAAGTACCCAGGTGGAGTCACCGAGGCTACCCTGACGATCAAAAACCTGGACGACGAAGACGAGGCAAAGTTCACGGGCGGCACCAACGGCGAGGGAGAAAGTTTTTCCGTCCAAG TGGCGCCAGTCTGCCTGAGCAGCGATGCCAGTTGCGTGGGCAAGCTGAGCAGAGACCTCGTATTGAAAGTCGAAGGCCCAGTTGGTGCAAAGGTCACCTGGGAGAAGGACGACACTCCGCTTACCGATCAGAGATACGTCAAAAGCGGAACAAATGATAAGGAGCTAATGATCCCGAACCTGGTAGCACCCGACGCGGGAACCTACAAGGCCAAATACGGCGAGAACACTGTGCCCTTCACTGTCAGCATTCCGG GACCCGGTGGGAGCAGCACCACCAAAAAGCCGACAACTAcaagcggcagcggcagcgtcCTGTCCTACTCACCTGCTCTGCTGGTGACGGTCACCCTGGTGCATCTGCTGCTTCAGCTGGCCGCCTAG